A genomic segment from Brevundimonas mediterranea encodes:
- the erpA gene encoding iron-sulfur cluster insertion protein ErpA produces MVLAASAAKRLAKLGAAEGKTLMLRVAVDGGGCSGFQYRFELVETAEDDDLRIQADGQTALIDPVSVPFLKNSEIAYVDELAGAQFVVRNPNAASSCGCGVSFSI; encoded by the coding sequence ATTGTCCTGGCCGCCAGCGCCGCCAAACGCCTGGCCAAACTGGGCGCGGCCGAGGGCAAGACCCTGATGCTGCGCGTCGCCGTCGATGGCGGCGGCTGTTCGGGCTTCCAGTACCGGTTCGAACTGGTCGAGACGGCCGAGGACGACGACCTGCGAATCCAGGCCGACGGCCAGACCGCCCTAATCGACCCGGTCTCGGTCCCCTTCCTGAAGAATTCCGAGATCGCCTATGTCGACGAACTGGCCGGCGCCCAGTTCGTGGTCCGCAATCCAAACGCCGCCTCCAGCTGCGGCTGCGGCGTCAGCTTCTCGATCTGA